The Elstera cyanobacteriorum genome includes the window CAACCTTGGCAAAACCGCCGAGGCGCGCGAGCTGCTGCGGCCCATCCTGCCGCTGCTACCGACCCTCGCCCATGCCCAGGCGCGCACCGCCCTCACCGACTTCGCCCGTCACCTCAAGCTGCTCCCGCCGGAGGCCCCGTGATTCGTTCGTCGCCGTTGATGCTGCATTTTATCGTCTCCGACCATCCGTTTGCCCGGCGGGCGATGGCGGATTTGCGGAAGCGCTTAGCGTGGGAGCAGGAGCCGTTTGCCGTGCGGGTGTGGGGGCCGGGGGCGCAGGTGGGGGCGGTTACGGCGGCGCTGAAGGGGCCGGACACGCGGCATGGTGTGATCTTTCTGGTCGATGCGGCGCTGTTCCCCTTGCTCTATGCCCCCCCGCCCTGGCTGGTGCCCCTGCTGCAAGCGAACCGGACCCAGCTTATCGTGCCGCTGGAGGTTCCGAAAGCCGTGCTGCCGCGCGATTTAGCCGCCGTGCAGCAGGTGGGCTGGGATGCGCCCTGGCTCGATGCCCTGCATAAGAATAGCCATGGGCCGAACGACCGAGAGCCGCCTGCCACCCATACCGAAGTGCGGGTGCTGAATGCGCTGCTCGATGCCCTCCTCGGCCCGCGCGCGCCGGAGCGCTGGTTCGTCAGCCACGCCAAGGCCGATGGCGACGCCTTTGCGGTAACCGTGCAGCATAAGCTGGCCGATTATGGGCTGGCGGCGTTTTACGACGCCGCCGCGATCAAAGCCGGGGAGGATTGGGCCACCTCCCTGCGCCAGAACGCCGGGCGGGGCATGCTGATCGTGCTGCAGTCGGACGCCTACGCCAGCCGCCCCTGGTGCCAGACGGAGATGCTGACCGCGAAACGCCAGGATTTGCCGATCATCGTCGGGCTGATGCACCGCCGGGGCGAAAGCCGCAGCTTTCCCCATAGTGGCAATCTGCGCACCGTCGCGCTGCCGCCATCCCCCGGCGCGGCGGACCACGCGGCCCTGATTCTGATTGCGGCGGCCTTGCGCGAAACCCTGAGTCTTGCCTGCTGGCGCGGCAGCCTCGACCCCGCCCAGACGGCAGGCTATACAATCCTGTCGCGCCCGCCCGAACCGGCGCGGCTGGTGGGGGGCGAAGCGCTTTCGCTGGCCTATCTCTACCCCGACCCGCCCCTGGGGGCCGACGAATTGGCCATCGTGCAGGCGGTTGCCCCAAACGCCTGCTTCAAAACCCCGCAGGAGCTTCTGTGATGCCCCGCCCCCGGATGCAGCTTTCGATTTCGGAAAGCCCCGATCTAGCCCCCTTGGGGTTAACGGAAGCCCATGTGCGCGCGGCGCTGCTGGATATCGCCCGGCTGCTGCTGCGGCGCGGCTATGACCTCGTTTATGGCGGCGATTTGCGCCGGTATGGGTATACCGAGGACTTGGCAGCACTGGTGCGGCGCCAGCAGGAGTTTCCGCAGGATAAAGAGGCGCGGCTGATCTGGCCGGTCGTCCCGGGGGCGAATGCCTCCGCCGATGAGGCGCAGCACTTTGTGATGGCATGGTACGGCGAGGTGACGTTGGAGCCTGTCCCGCCCCCGGCCTCGGGCCTCGACAAAGCCGCTCTCCTCACCCACCTGCGCCAGCATATGGCGGAGACAACCGCCGGGCTGGTTGCCATCGGCGGCCAAACCAGCGGTTTCAGCGGCCCCCGCCCCGGCGTGGTGGAGGAAATCAGCTTGCAGGCCGCAGCGAAACGCGCGGTCTACCTCATCCCCAGCTTCGGCGGGGCCACGGCAGCGGCCGCCGCTGCTTTGGGGGTGAATCTGCCCGAGTATCTAACGCCGTCGCTGCGCTTAGACCCGATGGGCACGCTACCGGCGCACCTCCAGAGCTTTGCCGAACAAGCCGCCCAAACCCCCGAACCTGCGGGGCTGGTAGCGCTGTTGGCGGGGGCGCTTAAGGGGTAGGGGTGGTCCTCCCTCGCCGGGCGTCGAGGATCGCTTGCCAGAGCGCCCGCGCCCCGGCAGCGTCCCCCAAGGCTTTCCGAACGAGCGCTAGTTTGGCCATTCTATCGAGCGTGTTGGGATGCCCTGGCCCCAGGGTGCGGCTCAGGGTGGCGACCACCTGCTCCATTAGCGCCCGCGCGCCGGGCAAGTCGCCTTGGGCGCGGACGGTTTCCGCCAGATCATTCATGCTTCTAAGTGTCTTGGGATGTTCCGGCCCTAGTGTGCGACAGCGGACTTCCAGAACACTCTTTTGCAGCGCCCGTGCTCCGGGGAGGTCTTCCTGAGCCTGGAGAGTGCCCGCCAAATTGTTCAGACTGTTTAGCGTATGGGGATGTTCCGACCCCAGGGTGCGGCGGCGGGCCTCTACCACCTGCTCTTGCAGCGTCCGCGCACCGGGCAAGTCGCCCAGGGTCTGGAGAGTGCCCGCAAGATTGTCCAGACTGGTGAGCGTGTCGGGATGCTCCGGCCCCAGAAGGCGGCGACGGATTTCCAGCACCTGCTCCTGTAGCACCTGTGCGACGGTAAGGTCGTCCTGAGCTTTGAAAGTGAGAGCCAAATTGCTCATGCTGCTCAGCGTGTCGGGATGCTCCGGCCCCAGAATGCGGCGGCGGGCTTCCAGCGCCTGCTCTAGCAGCGCCCGCGCGCCGGGCAGGTCGCCCAGAGCGCGAAGGGTTTCCGCCAGATTATTCATACTGGTGAGCGTGTTTGGATGCTCCGGTGGCAGGGTGCGCTGATGGATTTCCAAAACCTGCTCCTGTAATACCTGCGCGGTGGGTAGGTCGTCCAGGTCGTGGAGGATGCTCGCCAGATTACCCATGCTGATGAGCGTTTTGGGATCCTCCGGGCCCAGTATGCGGCGGTGAGCCTCCAGCACTTGCTCCTGCAGCGCCCGCGCGCCGTGTAGGTCGCCCTGGTCTTGGAGGGTGCCCGCCAGATTACCCATGCTGATGAGCGTTTCGAGATGCTCAGGCCCTAGCAGGCGGCGGAAGGCTTCCAGCGCCTGCTCCAGCAACGCCCGCGCGCCGGGCAGGTCGCCCTGAGCGCGGAGCGTGCTCGCCAGATCATTCATGCTGCTGAGCGTGTCGGGATGCTCCGGCACCAGGGTGCGGCGCCGGGCCTCCAGAACTTGCACTTCCAGTGCCTTTGCGCTGGGAAGGTCGCCGATCCAGTGGAGCGCCGACCCGACCCAACTCCCTAGCGTGGTTTCACCCCGTGCCAGTCCAACTTCCGCCCGCTGCCTCGCGTGGGGAAGCAGCCAACCGCTGAGCGGGTCGCGGCGATAATGACCGGCGTCTTTGTCAATAGCCTGCACATCGGCCAGCAAGGCGAAAACAATTGCACCAAGCCACTCTGCCACCTGCGGGGCATCGCCGAAGCCCGGCTCCGCAAGGGCCAAATCGGCGAGCAGCGGGTGGAGGCGGACAAGTTCGATCGCCTCGGCGGGGGTGCCGGAGGGTTCGACCGAAAAATCCAACAAGCCGCCCAGCTCGACCGCATCGCGGGCATCGGCCATTGCAGCGGTGCCGAGGGTGTCGCAGAGAAAGCGCCAAGGCACAGGGGCGCGGGCGAGGTGGGCGAGCAGACCGAGAAGTGCCCGCGCCTCCCCGCCTTCCTCAAGAAGATGAAAACTGCTGACCAAGGTTGCATAGACACCCTTGGTTAGATCGGCCCGGCGCAGGGCGGCCTGCGTGGCGAAGGCTTCCAACCCTTCTAGCGGGGCCTGTTCCAGCGTCGTCAATATCTCCGCTGCATCGCCTGTGGCTTTCAGACGAAACGCCAAAAGCCGCAGGGACAGCGCGTGCCCCTCGACGGTATCGATCAAGCGCTGTAGGTCGGCCGCAGAGCCTCGATCCCCGGCGATCGTCCGGATCAGACGCTGCGCATCGGCATCGTTAAGGCGCTTCAGCCGAAACGCCCCGACCGTCGGTAATTCATAGCGGCTGGTGAAGAGCGTTGCCGCCTGGTCGGTGGGGGCGCGAAGAAGTTGAACCTGCTCAGCGGTGATAAACTCCGGCACATCATCCACCCGCCATAGGTAGGGCGGCGCTGTTTGAAGCGCGCGCGCCAGCGCCCCGCGCAGCGCCGCCGTAGTGGCGTTGGGATCAGGGGTTAGGCCGAGGGTTTCCGCCTGGGTGCGCAGCAGGCTGTTGATCCGCCCATCGAAGCCCGCTTCCGTCTCCCCGTCGCCTTGTAGGTTGAGCCGAAAGGTGCCGCGCGGGTAGCTGCGGGCAAAGCGGCGGGCATATTCATCGGCCAGCGCCGTCTTGCCCTGACCGCCCAGCCCGGCGACCAACGCCTGCGCGCTACCGGTGCCCTCTACGCCCGCCGCATCGGGCCAAAGGGCGGCGTGAAGCTCCAGCAACTCCCGCGCGCGCCCAACGAAATCCGGGTTCGACGGCTCGGTTGGCCGGGCCGGATCGGCGTCGGTCAGTCGAAAGAACGTCGTTTCGAGCGGCTGGAGTTTTGCGGCGAGCTTTGCCGCGAGCGCCGCAATCTCCGTTGCGGTCGGTGGGGAGTGCGGGATGATTGCAGCCCGCTCGGCCTTCAATCGGCCTAGAATCGGGTCTTTCAGCACCCCCTCCGGCGCGACCGGGAAAATCCGCGCCGGGGTTCCGGGAGCGCGGGCGGCGGCGACCGATGCTAGGGCCGCCGTTAGTTCAAACTGGCACGCGCGCCGAACGTCATACTCGCCATACCACCAGACGAGACAGGCGTGGCACGACCAGAGGCCGTCGAGCACGGCAGGCGCGATTGTGTCGAACGTGCCGACCTTTTCCTGATCGAACCAAACGTCGATGTCGTGCGGTTCGAGCGCAGTGGCAAGCTGCGTCATGACCTGCTTTTGCGAGGATTCATGGCTCAGAAAAAGCCGCCGTCGTTTCATGGTCTCAGCCGCCCCGGTCTCTACAACTTTAGGCAATCACTATTGCATCGCCGGGTGCTTCAGGACATCCGGTTTTTGAGAGTGAGATACCTCCACCGGGTAGGCAGGCCGGCGCCTCTGCCCTGGATGCATTTCACAGTGAACAGTGCCGCCCCAATCCGGTCTATTCCGGTGTCTATTCGGGTGACTAATCCGGTTTAATCCGGTATGTATTCCGGTGCATGAAGACTGAGACGATTCAGATCACGCCGGAAATCTTGGCGTTGATCGCCGAAATTGATGAGTTCAAGGGCGCCTGGCGCGCCCTGGGCACTCTGGCGCCCGAGCGCCTGAATGCCCTGCGCCGGATCGCGACCATCGAGAGCATTGGCTCTTCGACCCGCATTGAGGGCAGTAAGCTGACCGATCACGAGGTCGAGCATCTTCTGGCCGACCTCGACATCAAGCGTTTCTCTAGCCGTGACGAGCAGGAGGTCGTCGGTTATGCCGAGGTGATGGAAACCATCCTTCACGCGTGGGCCGACATTCCCATCACGGAAAACCACATCCGACAATTGCACCGCGACCTTTTGCGCCATAGCGAGAAGGACGAGCGGCATCGGGGCGACTATAAGAGCGTTCGCAACGACGTCGCGGCCTTTGACGCTAGCGGTCGAATGATCGGAATTGTGTTTGAGACGGCCAGCCCCTTCGACACCCCCCGCCGAATGCAGGAGCTTCTGGCGTGGCTGACCGAAGCCCGCGAACTGGCGCGGCTTCACCCGCTGCTGACGATTGCCGTGTTTATCGTCGCCTTTCTGGCAATCCATCCATTTCAGGACGGCAATGGCCGCCTCAGCCGGGTCTTGACGACGCTGCTTATGCTGCAGGCGGGGTACGCCTGGGTGCCCTATTCCTCGCTGGAAAATGTGATCGAGACGAGTAAAGAGGCCTATTATCTGGCCTTGCACCAAACCCAGGGTACCCTTCGCAGTGACAGTCCGGATTGGCAGCCTTGGCTGGTTTTCTTTCTGCGTGCCGTGCAGCAGCAGAAGCGGCGGTTGGCGGCAAAGGTGGAGCGCGAGAAGAATGCCGTCGCGGTTCTGCCGGAACTGGCCGTCAAGATTCTCGATTATGTGCGCGACCACGGGCGCGTCACCACCCGCGACATGGTGCGTGAGGTCGGCGCAAGCCCGAACACGCTCAAAACCCTCTTTGCATCCCTGGTCCAAAAGGGGCTGCTGGTGCGCCACGGGGGCGGGCGCTCGACGTGGTATAGCCTCCCCTAGCGCCTTAAGGGCTGGGTGCATGCCTCGGCGGAGATACCCTTTGGGCCCGAGCGCGGCTCTGGTCCTCGCCGTTAATTAAGCCCGCTTACTTTTGGCCTATGGCAAATTAAGGAAAACGCCGATTGTTTAATGAAGGATCGCAAGCACACGGACCTCGCGGCAGTTGGTCGGCCCCTACTGTGCGTCTGAACGGGCAAGGCTGCAAAGCACTGGCTGTAGGCGGGAACGGTGACTGTCTTATAACTTGCAT containing:
- a CDS encoding toll/interleukin-1 receptor domain-containing protein, with amino-acid sequence MKRRRLFLSHESSQKQVMTQLATALEPHDIDVWFDQEKVGTFDTIAPAVLDGLWSCHACLVWWYGEYDVRRACQFELTAALASVAAARAPGTPARIFPVAPEGVLKDPILGRLKAERAAIIPHSPPTATEIAALAAKLAAKLQPLETTFFRLTDADPARPTEPSNPDFVGRARELLELHAALWPDAAGVEGTGSAQALVAGLGGQGKTALADEYARRFARSYPRGTFRLNLQGDGETEAGFDGRINSLLRTQAETLGLTPDPNATTAALRGALARALQTAPPYLWRVDDVPEFITAEQVQLLRAPTDQAATLFTSRYELPTVGAFRLKRLNDADAQRLIRTIAGDRGSAADLQRLIDTVEGHALSLRLLAFRLKATGDAAEILTTLEQAPLEGLEAFATQAALRRADLTKGVYATLVSSFHLLEEGGEARALLGLLAHLARAPVPWRFLCDTLGTAAMADARDAVELGGLLDFSVEPSGTPAEAIELVRLHPLLADLALAEPGFGDAPQVAEWLGAIVFALLADVQAIDKDAGHYRRDPLSGWLLPHARQRAEVGLARGETTLGSWVGSALHWIGDLPSAKALEVQVLEARRRTLVPEHPDTLSSMNDLASTLRAQGDLPGARALLEQALEAFRRLLGPEHLETLISMGNLAGTLQDQGDLHGARALQEQVLEAHRRILGPEDPKTLISMGNLASILHDLDDLPTAQVLQEQVLEIHQRTLPPEHPNTLTSMNNLAETLRALGDLPGARALLEQALEARRRILGPEHPDTLSSMSNLALTFKAQDDLTVAQVLQEQVLEIRRRLLGPEHPDTLTSLDNLAGTLQTLGDLPGARTLQEQVVEARRRTLGSEHPHTLNSLNNLAGTLQAQEDLPGARALQKSVLEVRCRTLGPEHPKTLRSMNDLAETVRAQGDLPGARALMEQVVATLSRTLGPGHPNTLDRMAKLALVRKALGDAAGARALWQAILDARRGRTTPTP
- a CDS encoding Fic family protein; the protein is MKTETIQITPEILALIAEIDEFKGAWRALGTLAPERLNALRRIATIESIGSSTRIEGSKLTDHEVEHLLADLDIKRFSSRDEQEVVGYAEVMETILHAWADIPITENHIRQLHRDLLRHSEKDERHRGDYKSVRNDVAAFDASGRMIGIVFETASPFDTPRRMQELLAWLTEARELARLHPLLTIAVFIVAFLAIHPFQDGNGRLSRVLTTLLMLQAGYAWVPYSSLENVIETSKEAYYLALHQTQGTLRSDSPDWQPWLVFFLRAVQQQKRRLAAKVEREKNAVAVLPELAVKILDYVRDHGRVTTRDMVREVGASPNTLKTLFASLVQKGLLVRHGGGRSTWYSLP
- a CDS encoding toll/interleukin-1 receptor domain-containing protein; this encodes MIRSSPLMLHFIVSDHPFARRAMADLRKRLAWEQEPFAVRVWGPGAQVGAVTAALKGPDTRHGVIFLVDAALFPLLYAPPPWLVPLLQANRTQLIVPLEVPKAVLPRDLAAVQQVGWDAPWLDALHKNSHGPNDREPPATHTEVRVLNALLDALLGPRAPERWFVSHAKADGDAFAVTVQHKLADYGLAAFYDAAAIKAGEDWATSLRQNAGRGMLIVLQSDAYASRPWCQTEMLTAKRQDLPIIVGLMHRRGESRSFPHSGNLRTVALPPSPGAADHAALILIAAALRETLSLACWRGSLDPAQTAGYTILSRPPEPARLVGGEALSLAYLYPDPPLGADELAIVQAVAPNACFKTPQELL